A region of Myxococcus stipitatus DSM 14675 DNA encodes the following proteins:
- a CDS encoding tetratricopeptide repeat protein has protein sequence MGEDDFQCEHCGLLLDPEQASGEYTITEPTIVRALLSPPQRTRTMEVPRPPPQAPAAHHQATARFTVPMDENTVPHLRAGLNIALQPLHPFEAHIASFVDGVQAVPQLARAARLPEIEVKVVLKGLLERGVLELHRQPVSAPPRSLTSEMPVLDGGEFLAQEELDGPEAPTLRDTALPSLSWSSPAMGVALGAEEDFSSLALGDDEPVAPVSPPRPPEPTRAARPLARTSSATDLPPPLPPRDTPSAEAMSRRVSSAPPSPSTPPAPIPAARVPPPSLVGATRSVPPPSKDRPESTAQASASAAAPAESRAHPSNVTASSAPTLPASPLPASAPRAPRATLPLDAPVPIATNSPEDILQRAVRLERSGHVDRAIQVLSKAIDQSPDAAVLLSKLALILVHQRKDYAQAARLLERAVELEPGNTVFQQNLLKVAALSAAASGQHKARKPGLLARLTGKRS, from the coding sequence GTGGGAGAGGACGACTTCCAGTGTGAGCACTGCGGGTTGCTCCTGGACCCGGAGCAGGCCAGCGGCGAGTACACCATCACCGAGCCCACCATCGTCCGTGCCCTGCTCTCACCGCCGCAGCGCACGCGAACCATGGAGGTTCCTCGGCCGCCGCCCCAGGCCCCCGCGGCGCACCACCAGGCCACCGCGCGCTTCACCGTGCCCATGGACGAGAACACGGTGCCCCACCTGCGCGCCGGGCTGAACATCGCCCTGCAGCCCCTGCACCCCTTCGAGGCGCACATCGCGTCCTTCGTCGACGGAGTCCAGGCCGTGCCTCAGCTCGCGCGCGCGGCGCGCCTGCCTGAAATCGAGGTGAAGGTCGTCCTCAAGGGCCTGCTGGAGCGAGGGGTGCTGGAGCTGCACCGGCAACCCGTCAGCGCGCCGCCGCGAAGCCTCACGTCCGAGATGCCCGTGCTCGACGGCGGTGAGTTCCTCGCCCAGGAGGAGCTGGACGGTCCCGAAGCCCCCACGCTCAGGGACACCGCGCTCCCCTCCCTCTCCTGGAGCAGCCCCGCGATGGGCGTGGCCCTGGGCGCGGAGGAGGACTTCTCCTCCCTGGCGCTCGGCGACGATGAGCCCGTCGCCCCCGTGAGCCCTCCGCGGCCACCCGAGCCGACTCGCGCCGCCCGGCCGCTCGCGCGCACTTCGAGCGCCACCGACCTGCCTCCCCCCCTCCCTCCGCGTGACACCCCGTCCGCCGAGGCCATGTCTCGTCGGGTGTCCTCCGCGCCCCCGTCCCCCTCCACCCCCCCCGCGCCGATTCCCGCGGCGAGGGTTCCTCCTCCCAGCCTCGTCGGAGCCACTCGCTCCGTCCCGCCTCCCTCCAAGGACCGGCCGGAGAGCACCGCGCAGGCTTCGGCGTCCGCCGCGGCTCCAGCGGAGTCCAGGGCTCATCCCTCGAACGTCACGGCGAGCTCCGCGCCCACGCTTCCCGCGTCCCCACTCCCGGCGAGCGCGCCACGTGCCCCAAGGGCCACCCTGCCCCTGGATGCGCCCGTGCCCATCGCCACCAACTCGCCGGAGGACATCCTTCAGCGGGCCGTGCGACTGGAGCGCTCGGGGCACGTGGACCGGGCCATCCAGGTCCTCAGCAAGGCCATCGACCAGTCGCCGGACGCCGCCGTGCTCCTCAGCAAGCTGGCCCTCATCCTGGTCCACCAACGCAAGGACTACGCCCAGGCCGCGAGACTGCTGGAGCGCGCGGTGGAGCTGGAGCCGGGCAACACCGTCTTCCAGCAGAACCTCCTCAAGGTCGCGGCCCTGTCGGCCGCCGCCTCGGGCCAGCACAAGGCCCGCAAGCCCGGGCTCCTCGCGCGCCTCACGGGGAAGAGAAGCTGA
- a CDS encoding tetratricopeptide repeat protein produces the protein MSDYYSPEEAQDVFLKANEAYTGGDFARAREGYEKLLSHGRGGPDVLYNLGTTYLAQGDLGRAVLSLEQAKAQGGHAPDLEANLAVARARQVDKVVGESAEEEFLPRVTAATDGSLVAWTFLGTWVGALLLLLVLRRMSPGRRMAVGIVMALLFAVAIPSGALLAAHAYVEHTVHEAVVLSPMLVARELPQPGARSIFEVHAGLKVRLLEDSGRFVRIRLPNGLEGWTERDGVAKI, from the coding sequence GTGAGCGACTACTACTCGCCGGAAGAGGCGCAGGATGTCTTCCTGAAGGCCAACGAGGCCTATACGGGGGGGGACTTCGCGCGCGCGCGGGAGGGCTACGAGAAGCTCCTCTCCCACGGGCGCGGTGGGCCGGACGTCCTCTACAACCTGGGCACCACGTACCTGGCGCAGGGAGACTTGGGGCGGGCGGTGCTCTCGCTGGAGCAGGCGAAGGCCCAGGGCGGCCATGCGCCGGATTTGGAGGCCAACCTGGCGGTGGCGCGCGCGCGTCAGGTGGACAAGGTGGTGGGGGAATCGGCGGAGGAGGAGTTCCTGCCGAGGGTGACGGCGGCCACGGATGGCTCGCTCGTCGCCTGGACCTTCCTGGGGACGTGGGTGGGGGCGCTGCTGCTGTTGCTGGTGTTGCGGCGGATGTCGCCGGGCCGGCGCATGGCGGTGGGCATCGTGATGGCGCTGCTGTTCGCGGTGGCGATTCCCTCGGGGGCGTTGCTGGCGGCGCATGCCTACGTGGAGCACACGGTGCATGAGGCCGTGGTGCTGTCGCCCATGCTGGTGGCGCGCGAGCTGCCGCAGCCCGGCGCACGCTCCATCTTCGAGGTGCATGCGGGCCTCAAGGTACGGCTCTTGGAGGACAGCGGCCGCTTCGTGCGCATCCGCCTGCCCAATGGACTGGAGGGTTGGACCGAGCGCGACGGCGTCGCGAAAATATAG
- the sctR gene encoding type III secretion system export apparatus subunit SctR, protein MTWPLAVAALEGPLGQQSYAGSPLAMMGMLALMSLLPFAVLMLTSFSKIAVVLSLARSAMGTQQAPPTVVLTGLAVVLTGHIMASVMERMYDAGQLAYQEMETGSGTKILESAAKVAEPLRTFLVKHGSAEERARFVDLARELRPPEEADTVSETDLFVVIPAFVITELKEAFQIGFLVFLPFLVLDMVIANVLLALGMQTLSPSQVSLPFKILLFVAVDGWSLLARGLILGYR, encoded by the coding sequence ATGACCTGGCCCTTGGCGGTGGCGGCGTTGGAGGGGCCGCTGGGCCAGCAGTCCTACGCGGGAAGTCCGCTGGCGATGATGGGGATGCTGGCGTTGATGTCCCTGCTGCCGTTCGCGGTGTTGATGTTGACGAGCTTCTCGAAGATCGCCGTGGTGTTGTCATTGGCGCGCTCGGCGATGGGGACGCAGCAGGCGCCCCCCACGGTGGTGTTGACGGGGCTGGCGGTGGTGCTGACGGGGCACATCATGGCGTCGGTGATGGAGCGGATGTACGACGCGGGGCAGCTTGCGTATCAGGAGATGGAGACGGGCTCCGGTACGAAGATTCTCGAGTCGGCGGCGAAGGTGGCCGAGCCCTTGAGGACCTTCCTGGTGAAGCACGGCAGCGCCGAGGAGCGGGCTCGTTTCGTGGACCTGGCGCGTGAGCTTCGCCCGCCCGAGGAAGCGGACACGGTGAGCGAGACGGACCTGTTCGTGGTCATTCCCGCGTTTGTCATCACCGAGCTGAAGGAGGCTTTTCAGATTGGCTTTCTCGTCTTCCTTCCGTTCCTGGTGCTCGACATGGTCATCGCCAATGTGCTGCTGGCGTTGGGCATGCAGACGTTGTCGCCGAGTCAGGTGAGTCTGCCTTTCAAGATACTCCTCTTCGTGGCGGTGGATGGTTGGTCGCTGCTCGCGCGGGGCCTCATCCTGGGATACCGGTGA
- a CDS encoding EscU/YscU/HrcU family type III secretion system export apparatus switch protein, whose product MSGEKTEQPSAKRLREARRKGQIPRSRLLSSCAVTLGGLLGFAWGFDGMWARLQEWTARLFLEQQLEGALEEGLGLLVRLCTPVLGGAFVASLVVSLATVGFEMNPGHLAPKWERVSMAAGFKRIFSTKPWWELVKALVAVTVVGTLVWREVEAMGADALRTALLAEDTGLWFLLERLGEVVYRAAWVLLVLGLGDYALARRSHLRELMMSREELKREHKESEGDPRHKGQRKAMHRQLAQGGPARGVQRATAVVVNPTHLAVALRYDAGECEAPYLVAKAREEDALMLREEARRLGIPVVRDVPLARSLIHYDVGEPIPEELYEAAAVVLRTAMDERDVGDSLRRQTS is encoded by the coding sequence ATGAGTGGCGAGAAGACGGAACAGCCCTCCGCGAAGAGGCTGCGTGAGGCACGTCGCAAAGGGCAGATTCCTCGCAGCCGGTTGCTGTCCTCGTGTGCGGTGACGCTGGGGGGACTGCTGGGATTCGCCTGGGGCTTCGATGGGATGTGGGCGCGACTCCAGGAGTGGACGGCCCGCCTGTTCCTGGAGCAACAGCTCGAGGGCGCCTTGGAAGAGGGGCTGGGGCTTCTCGTGCGCCTGTGCACCCCGGTGCTGGGAGGAGCCTTCGTCGCGTCGCTCGTGGTCTCCCTGGCCACGGTGGGTTTCGAGATGAATCCAGGTCACCTCGCGCCGAAGTGGGAGCGGGTCAGCATGGCCGCTGGGTTCAAGCGCATCTTCAGCACGAAGCCTTGGTGGGAGCTGGTCAAGGCGTTGGTCGCGGTGACGGTGGTGGGGACGCTCGTGTGGAGAGAGGTGGAGGCGATGGGCGCGGATGCCCTTCGTACGGCCTTGCTCGCGGAGGACACGGGGCTCTGGTTCCTGCTGGAGCGATTGGGGGAGGTGGTCTACCGGGCGGCGTGGGTGCTGTTGGTGCTGGGATTGGGGGACTACGCGCTCGCCAGGCGGAGCCATCTGCGCGAGCTGATGATGAGCCGCGAGGAGCTCAAGCGCGAACACAAGGAGAGCGAGGGGGACCCTCGCCACAAGGGCCAGCGCAAGGCCATGCATCGGCAGCTTGCACAAGGTGGTCCGGCACGTGGAGTGCAAAGGGCCACGGCCGTGGTCGTGAATCCCACGCATCTGGCGGTGGCCCTTCGTTACGACGCAGGGGAGTGCGAGGCGCCTTATCTCGTCGCGAAGGCGCGAGAAGAGGACGCGCTGATGCTGCGTGAAGAGGCGCGGCGGCTCGGCATCCCGGTGGTCCGGGATGTCCCATTGGCGAGGAGCCTCATCCACTACGACGTCGGGGAGCCCATCCCCGAGGAGCTGTACGAGGCCGCGGCGGTGGTCCTCCGCACGGCGATGGATGAGCGGGACGTGGGGGACTCTCTCCGGAGACAGACGTCATGA
- a CDS encoding type III secretion system protein, which produces MSLTPRHALLVLLLLGTAACRERIQHGLDERQANELQSVLIERGLDARKVPEAGKKPSWAIEVSGEQSPDAVRVLSELGLPRPAVEVGCDVLGGGGGLVRTPMEESVCRVRVLERGLEKTLQSMEGVLLARVHLVIPPPPRPGQSLGAAKASALLRVMPGNAARVRQSSDVMKALLAGGVEGLSAESVSLWVDEVPTRALASSGGRPSSLVRLKWLLAMLGVLVTGLSGALVWVTLRMRYFRDLRVTPPAPPVPARPVVSPGAPRKVA; this is translated from the coding sequence ATGTCACTGACTCCCCGGCATGCGCTGCTCGTCCTGCTGCTCCTGGGGACGGCGGCGTGCAGAGAGCGAATTCAGCATGGGTTGGACGAGCGTCAGGCCAATGAGCTGCAGTCGGTGCTCATCGAGCGAGGGCTGGATGCTCGCAAGGTTCCGGAGGCGGGCAAGAAGCCGTCGTGGGCCATTGAAGTCTCCGGAGAACAGTCCCCGGACGCGGTGCGCGTCCTCTCGGAGCTGGGCTTGCCGAGGCCCGCGGTGGAGGTGGGCTGCGATGTCTTGGGTGGGGGCGGCGGGTTGGTTCGCACGCCGATGGAGGAGTCGGTCTGTCGGGTGCGGGTGCTCGAGCGGGGCTTGGAGAAGACGCTCCAGTCGATGGAAGGGGTGTTGCTGGCGCGCGTGCATCTGGTGATTCCACCTCCGCCGCGTCCGGGGCAGAGCCTGGGGGCGGCGAAGGCGTCGGCGCTGCTGCGAGTCATGCCCGGCAACGCGGCCCGGGTGCGTCAGTCCTCGGACGTGATGAAGGCCCTGCTGGCGGGGGGCGTGGAAGGACTCTCCGCCGAGTCCGTATCGCTGTGGGTGGATGAGGTGCCCACGCGCGCCCTGGCTTCCTCGGGGGGCAGGCCGTCCTCGCTGGTGAGACTGAAGTGGCTGCTCGCGATGTTGGGCGTGTTGGTGACGGGACTGTCGGGGGCCTTGGTGTGGGTGACGTTGCGGATGCGTTACTTCCGAGACCTGCGCGTGACGCCGCCCGCGCCGCCCGTGCCCGCGCGTCCGGTGGTCTCGCCTGGAGCCCCTCGCAAGGTGGCTTGA
- the sctQ gene encoding type III secretion system cytoplasmic ring protein SctQ gives MNQDTEPATSRVPDRLRRLGTRRMSRAHLALAERPRVAALGREALADICSALSRELGCAVKAEARLLEAVIPSARGPMRPAVFVLLELSAVGSVAVLELEPVLAVSALERIAGSAGKPGMVTELARLEEATLAYLLLVALSAVRARSELYPVLAPRLSAVTMRGEEVLARLREHQPWVGVELDVTVGSVRGGGRLLLPGPVLQAALQGFSVERRTESSPEVLAASLELRCLLGQTPLSADAVDALTVGDVVVFEGVRREGAYLLGDGRLVARGFTLIGAFQPEGFSLTRAQVRARFQESNMSVVNDRGESIPPLPVDVEVELTRVLVPLSELAALKPGALLPLHINASEPVLLRVGDRVVARAELVDLEGEVGARVLALLP, from the coding sequence ATGAATCAAGACACTGAACCCGCGACTTCTCGTGTGCCAGACCGGCTGCGCCGTCTGGGGACCCGCCGGATGAGCCGGGCGCACCTCGCTCTCGCGGAGCGGCCCCGTGTGGCGGCCTTGGGGCGCGAGGCACTGGCTGACATCTGTTCCGCGCTGAGCCGTGAGCTGGGGTGTGCCGTGAAGGCGGAGGCCCGGCTGCTGGAGGCGGTGATTCCCTCCGCGCGAGGCCCGATGCGCCCGGCGGTCTTCGTCCTGTTGGAGTTGTCGGCGGTGGGGAGTGTGGCGGTGTTGGAGCTGGAGCCCGTGCTGGCGGTCTCCGCGCTGGAGCGCATCGCGGGCTCGGCTGGAAAGCCAGGGATGGTGACGGAGCTGGCCCGGTTGGAGGAGGCAACGCTGGCGTATCTGCTGTTGGTGGCGCTCTCCGCGGTGCGCGCCAGGTCGGAGCTCTACCCCGTGCTGGCGCCTCGGCTGTCGGCGGTGACGATGCGCGGCGAGGAAGTCCTGGCCCGGCTGCGTGAGCATCAGCCGTGGGTGGGCGTGGAGCTGGATGTGACGGTGGGGAGTGTGCGCGGGGGAGGGCGGCTGTTGCTTCCAGGGCCGGTGCTTCAGGCAGCGTTGCAGGGCTTTTCGGTGGAGCGGCGCACGGAGTCCTCACCGGAAGTGCTCGCCGCCTCGCTCGAGTTGCGATGCCTCTTGGGGCAGACGCCGCTGTCCGCCGATGCGGTGGATGCGCTGACGGTGGGGGATGTCGTCGTCTTCGAGGGGGTGCGCCGCGAGGGTGCGTACTTGCTGGGTGACGGGCGGCTGGTGGCCCGTGGCTTCACGCTCATCGGTGCGTTCCAGCCCGAGGGCTTTTCGCTGACCCGCGCGCAGGTCCGCGCGCGATTCCAGGAGTCGAACATGTCGGTTGTGAATGACCGCGGCGAGAGCATTCCGCCGCTTCCGGTGGACGTGGAGGTGGAGCTGACGCGGGTGCTGGTGCCGCTGTCGGAGCTGGCGGCATTGAAGCCCGGAGCCCTCCTGCCGCTGCACATCAATGCGAGTGAGCCGGTGTTGTTGCGAGTGGGGGACCGGGTGGTGGCTCGCGCCGAGCTGGTGGACCTCGAGGGCGAGGTGGGTGCCCGTGTCCTGGCTTTGCTGCCATGA
- a CDS encoding BatD family protein, which yields MRRTGSSGSMRAVLALLTLLASAPAWAASLEFYQTVNSEEVGTEDTFVLTVVTKDAPEDAKVRLPRSDDFEVLNSSRSSQRSISLTGGGPPVIQDVTKYVLTMRANRAGNLTIPPAEMSAGGKTHRTDPIQISVKPGRLGSSSRAQGGTPQGRARDPFANLPSSQPDPFANEPEEDSPSIPRGDSDLFLRSSLDRDEVFVGEQVTLSLHIYARVDLSSVDSVMMPKLEGFWSEELDSPSRLEPEQKTVGGVPYRVYLLRRRAIFPVKSGTLSISAAEADITTGFLFAGHRLHRVSNALKVKVMPLPPGGPPGISNANVGSWRLDVDVSQTRVELGQAVTVKVILEGTGNVKNVTPPKLVGPEALKIYDPKTSDKVTPVRSKVQGRRIVEYLVMPQRTGTFTLPALAFPFFDVRTRKYEVSRTEPITLTVEAAAGGPSTLPSSSAQAPDPAGEPKNLLTPEGLRPVRFQARFVAPSEPPWKRAYFLPLVAAPLGLLLGFALLGGVRGRLATRSDADRDRQQAKAARKRLVEAEKLQAGADSGAFYAEVEKALQGFLGARLGGPVTGLTREVISERMTTAGVAPERRARVLYVLEACDLGRYGGGGDAAARQQVLDAAVAAMEGWA from the coding sequence ATGAGAAGGACTGGTAGCAGCGGCTCCATGAGGGCGGTGCTGGCCCTGTTGACCCTGCTGGCCTCGGCGCCGGCATGGGCGGCGAGCCTCGAGTTCTACCAGACGGTGAACAGCGAGGAGGTTGGCACCGAGGACACCTTCGTGCTCACGGTGGTGACCAAGGACGCGCCCGAGGACGCGAAGGTGCGGCTGCCTCGCTCGGATGACTTCGAGGTCCTCAACAGCTCCCGCAGCAGTCAGCGCTCCATCTCGCTGACGGGCGGAGGGCCTCCCGTCATCCAGGACGTCACCAAGTACGTCCTGACGATGCGCGCCAATCGCGCCGGCAACCTGACGATTCCGCCCGCCGAGATGTCCGCGGGAGGCAAGACGCACCGGACGGATCCCATCCAGATTTCGGTGAAGCCGGGCCGGCTGGGCTCGTCCTCGCGTGCCCAGGGCGGGACGCCGCAGGGGCGAGCAAGAGACCCCTTCGCCAACCTTCCGTCGAGCCAGCCGGACCCGTTCGCGAACGAGCCGGAGGAGGACTCGCCTTCGATTCCCCGAGGAGACTCGGACCTGTTCCTGCGCTCGAGCCTGGACCGGGACGAGGTCTTCGTGGGCGAGCAGGTGACGTTGTCGCTCCACATCTACGCGCGCGTGGACCTGTCCAGCGTGGACTCCGTGATGATGCCCAAGCTGGAGGGCTTCTGGTCGGAGGAGCTGGACAGCCCCTCGCGGCTGGAGCCCGAGCAGAAGACCGTCGGCGGTGTTCCGTACCGGGTCTATCTGTTGCGCCGCCGCGCCATCTTCCCGGTGAAGTCCGGCACGCTCTCCATCTCGGCGGCGGAGGCGGACATCACCACGGGCTTCCTCTTCGCGGGCCACCGGCTGCACCGCGTCTCGAATGCGCTCAAGGTGAAGGTGATGCCGCTGCCGCCGGGCGGGCCACCGGGCATCTCCAATGCGAACGTGGGCTCGTGGCGGCTGGACGTGGATGTGTCCCAGACACGCGTGGAGCTGGGCCAGGCCGTCACGGTGAAGGTCATCCTGGAGGGCACGGGCAACGTGAAGAACGTCACGCCGCCCAAGCTCGTGGGTCCCGAGGCGCTGAAGATCTACGACCCCAAGACGAGCGACAAGGTGACGCCCGTGCGCAGCAAGGTGCAGGGCCGTCGCATCGTGGAGTACCTGGTGATGCCGCAGCGCACGGGGACCTTCACGTTGCCCGCGCTCGCGTTCCCCTTCTTCGATGTGCGCACGCGGAAGTACGAGGTGTCGCGCACGGAGCCCATCACCCTCACGGTGGAGGCCGCGGCGGGGGGCCCATCGACGCTGCCCTCGTCATCGGCGCAGGCCCCGGATCCAGCCGGTGAGCCGAAGAACCTCCTGACCCCGGAAGGGTTGCGGCCCGTGCGCTTCCAGGCGCGCTTCGTCGCTCCGTCCGAGCCGCCCTGGAAGCGCGCCTATTTCCTGCCGCTGGTGGCCGCGCCGTTGGGGCTGCTGTTGGGCTTCGCGTTGCTCGGCGGCGTGCGCGGGCGACTGGCGACGCGCAGCGACGCGGACCGGGACCGACAGCAGGCGAAGGCGGCTCGCAAGCGGCTGGTGGAGGCGGAGAAGCTTCAGGCCGGTGCCGACTCGGGGGCCTTCTACGCGGAGGTGGAGAAGGCGCTGCAGGGCTTCCTGGGCGCGCGCCTGGGCGGGCCGGTGACGGGGCTCACGCGGGAGGTCATCTCCGAGCGCATGACGACGGCGGGTGTGGCGCCCGAGCGGCGAGCCCGGGTGCTGTACGTGCTGGAGGCGTGTGACCTGGGTCGCTATGGCGGAGGTGGAGACGCCGCCGCGCGGCAGCAGGTGCTGGATGCCGCGGTCGCGGCCATGGAGGGCTGGGCGTGA
- a CDS encoding EscT/YscT/HrcT family type III secretion system export apparatus protein, with the protein MNLELVRAQLEALGPDAVAVALCSARLLPVAFLCPLLGGQATPMTVRLGLVLSLSLFLRVEGGIGLATPVTSALALGGWVLRELLYGVSVGLVAALPFDAARMGGRFIDLLRGTSAEASLPWAGSRESASGEGLYHLLVGLAMTGAVAPWIFGSLIRGFAVVKLGAFVPSEAAAMHVVTLAGGALATGLAVGAPMAAATLAVDCFLALASRAAPQMNLQELGAPLRILGGGVVLWLGIGLLCERLLAGVLATDGALSLLGTLGR; encoded by the coding sequence GTGAACCTGGAGCTGGTTCGCGCCCAACTGGAGGCGCTGGGGCCGGATGCCGTCGCGGTGGCGCTGTGCTCGGCGCGGCTCTTGCCCGTGGCCTTCCTGTGTCCGCTCCTGGGAGGGCAGGCGACACCGATGACCGTGCGCCTGGGGTTGGTGCTGTCGCTGTCGCTGTTCCTGCGAGTGGAGGGAGGGATTGGACTGGCCACGCCCGTGACGTCCGCGCTGGCGTTGGGGGGCTGGGTTCTGCGGGAGCTGCTCTATGGCGTCTCGGTGGGGCTGGTCGCGGCCCTGCCGTTCGACGCGGCGCGCATGGGAGGCCGGTTCATCGACCTCCTGAGAGGAACATCGGCTGAAGCGAGTCTGCCATGGGCGGGGAGCCGGGAGTCGGCCTCGGGCGAGGGGCTCTATCACCTGCTGGTCGGGCTCGCGATGACGGGGGCGGTGGCGCCGTGGATCTTCGGGTCGCTGATACGCGGGTTCGCCGTGGTGAAGTTGGGGGCCTTCGTTCCGTCGGAGGCCGCGGCGATGCATGTCGTCACGCTCGCGGGAGGTGCACTGGCCACGGGGTTGGCGGTGGGGGCGCCGATGGCGGCCGCCACGTTGGCGGTGGACTGCTTCCTGGCGTTGGCCTCCCGCGCGGCGCCGCAGATGAACTTGCAGGAGTTGGGGGCGCCCTTGCGAATCCTGGGGGGCGGGGTGGTGCTGTGGCTGGGGATTGGCTTGCTCTGTGAGCGATTGCTGGCGGGAGTGCTGGCGACAGACGGCGCGCTTTCCCTGTTGGGGACGTTGGGCCGATGA
- a CDS encoding PilZ domain-containing protein produces the protein MQPSPGGPPIAERFHPRVEANFPVKVILPGRDVMVQARDVSMAGLFLLAHPGDSQRYLTLGLPLPGDREIVTTCTIRRREADGVALEFGALDWDDLIALARFLHPRLP, from the coding sequence ATGCAGCCTTCCCCTGGTGGCCCCCCCATCGCCGAGCGCTTCCATCCGCGCGTCGAGGCGAACTTTCCGGTGAAGGTCATCCTGCCTGGACGCGACGTCATGGTTCAGGCCCGGGATGTCTCCATGGCGGGCCTGTTCCTGCTCGCCCACCCCGGCGACAGCCAGCGCTACCTCACCCTGGGCCTGCCCCTGCCCGGAGACCGCGAAATCGTCACCACCTGCACCATCCGCCGCCGCGAAGCGGACGGCGTGGCGCTGGAGTTCGGCGCGCTCGACTGGGACGACCTCATCGCCCTGGCGCGCTTCCTCCACCCGCGCCTGCCCTGA
- a CDS encoding response regulator, which translates to MAGMPQAPFHILLVEDEPVIRELVRSMLSDGTVDVVCAANGLEGLKLARSRTFHLILMDVVLPQLDGISACRILKSDPVTAPVPLYMLTAKAKKSDVESATQAGADGYIHKPFRGAELMALVERLRMAQPRSEPA; encoded by the coding sequence ATGGCTGGCATGCCCCAGGCACCCTTTCACATCCTGCTCGTCGAGGATGAACCGGTCATCCGAGAGCTGGTTCGCTCCATGTTGAGCGACGGCACCGTGGACGTGGTGTGCGCGGCCAACGGGCTGGAGGGGCTGAAACTGGCGCGCAGCCGGACCTTCCACCTCATCCTGATGGATGTCGTGTTGCCCCAGCTCGACGGCATCTCCGCCTGTCGCATCCTGAAGAGCGACCCTGTCACGGCGCCGGTGCCGCTCTACATGCTCACCGCGAAGGCGAAGAAGTCAGACGTGGAGAGCGCGACGCAGGCGGGTGCGGATGGCTACATCCACAAGCCCTTCCGGGGCGCGGAGTTGATGGCGCTGGTGGAGCGGCTGCGGATGGCTCAGCCCCGCTCTGAGCCCGCCTGA
- a CDS encoding tetratricopeptide repeat protein, whose protein sequence is MSVRLVGGRRRGGLLAWLVCLLLPVSALGAGPLERDHPLVQQGREAYLAGRYEDALKAFEAAKKERPHDPAVDFNRGDALAKLGRVKDAQEVFRSVTESKRPDLQQKAWYNLGNLAATTGDRVEALKSYRRALTLDPQDIQARHNYEVVLRNLPPPQPNSADGGSDGGGDSGTDGGRPDGGEDGGTKADGGTPVDGGSDGGPDGGVDGGSDGGADGGADGGGDGGADGGGDGGADGGDGGQEGPPQKGDGGSDGGADGGDEDGEGDPRDGGSDAGTESEGDADSSSDAGSSPSELDQQDAERLLDAMKQNEKNLQLWRFQQKKKQRKPNEKDW, encoded by the coding sequence ATGAGCGTGCGCCTCGTGGGAGGACGTCGTCGGGGAGGGCTGCTGGCGTGGCTGGTGTGCCTGCTGTTGCCCGTGTCGGCGCTGGGCGCGGGGCCGCTGGAGCGGGACCATCCGCTGGTTCAGCAGGGCCGTGAGGCGTACCTGGCGGGCCGCTACGAGGACGCGCTGAAGGCGTTCGAGGCGGCGAAGAAGGAGCGTCCGCATGACCCCGCGGTGGACTTCAACCGAGGGGATGCGCTGGCGAAGCTGGGCCGGGTGAAGGACGCGCAGGAGGTCTTCCGGAGCGTGACGGAGTCCAAGCGCCCCGACCTGCAGCAGAAGGCCTGGTACAACCTGGGCAACCTGGCGGCGACGACGGGGGACCGGGTGGAGGCGCTGAAGTCCTATCGGCGCGCGCTGACGCTGGACCCGCAGGACATCCAGGCCCGCCACAACTACGAGGTGGTGCTGCGCAACCTGCCGCCGCCGCAGCCGAACTCGGCGGACGGGGGCTCGGATGGTGGCGGGGATTCGGGCACGGATGGCGGACGCCCGGATGGGGGCGAGGACGGTGGCACCAAGGCCGACGGCGGAACGCCCGTGGATGGAGGCTCCGACGGTGGGCCGGACGGCGGCGTGGATGGGGGCTCGGATGGAGGTGCCGACGGTGGCGCGGATGGCGGCGGAGATGGTGGCGCCGACGGGGGTGGGGATGGCGGCGCGGACGGCGGTGACGGGGGCCAGGAGGGACCTCCGCAGAAGGGGGATGGCGGCAGCGACGGCGGCGCGGATGGTGGGGACGAGGACGGGGAAGGAGACCCTCGCGACGGCGGGAGCGATGCCGGCACCGAGTCGGAGGGGGATGCGGACTCCTCCTCGGACGCGGGCTCGAGTCCGTCGGAACTGGACCAGCAGGATGCGGAGCGTCTGCTGGACGCGATGAAGCAGAACGAGAAGAACCTCCAGTTGTGGCGGTTCCAGCAGAAGAAGAAGCAGAGGAAGCCCAATGAGAAGGACTGGTAG
- a CDS encoding flagellar biosynthetic protein FliQ, whose amino-acid sequence MTQDVLLTLGREALLLMVLASLPPIGASLLVGFLSSLFQATTQLQESTLSVVPKLCATVVALVLSGPWIAAQLTRFTHQLLLLISEVSA is encoded by the coding sequence ATGACTCAGGACGTGTTGTTGACGCTGGGGCGTGAGGCTTTGCTGTTGATGGTCCTGGCGTCCTTGCCGCCCATTGGCGCGAGCCTGTTGGTGGGGTTCCTGTCGAGCCTGTTCCAGGCGACGACCCAGCTTCAGGAGAGCACCTTGTCCGTGGTGCCGAAGCTGTGCGCGACGGTGGTCGCGTTGGTCCTGTCGGGCCCGTGGATTGCCGCGCAGCTCACGCGCTTCACGCATCAGCTCCTGTTGCTCATCTCCGAGGTGTCGGCGTGA